Below is a genomic region from Mesorhizobium sp..
GCGCTGCAGGCGGTGCGCCATCTCGGACAGATCGGCGGCAAGACGATCCTCATCACCGGCGCCGGCTCGTCGGTCGGCCACTATGCGACGCAATTCGCCAAGGCACGCGGCGCCCGCGTCATCGGCACGGCGTCGGCCGCCAAGGCCGAGCATGCGCGCAATGGCGGGGCGGACTTCGTCGTCGACTACCAGGCCAAGGACGTCGCGAGCGTCGTCAAGCACCTCACCCAGAACAAGGGTGTGGACGGCATCATCGACATGGACCTGTCGTCGACGGCCAAGCTGATCGCCGAGGCGGTGATGGCGCCGCATGCGACGATGGTCTGCTACGGCTCGAACCAGGCTAGCGACATCGCGCTCAATTTCCCCGCGCTCCTGTGGAACAGCTACACGTTGAAGTTCTTCCTGGTCTACGACCTGAAGCCGGAGGAACGGCGGGCAACGACGGCCGAACTGACCAAATTCCTCGAGGATGGCGGTATACGCCACTCGGTCGGCCCGCGTTTCCTGCTGCGCGACATCGCAAGGGCGCATGAGGAGGTCGAGGAAGGCAAGGCGATCGGCAACGTGGTGCTGGATATCGCGTAGCGTGAAGCTATGATATTCAGATTGAATGTGCCGGAGAAAGCCATGAACCATTCTCTGCGGAACGGCATCCGAGAAGTCGAAGCGTTGCCGGAAAAGGATCAGGAAGAGATCGCCCTTGCTCTCCATCACATGGCCGTCCGGAAACGGATAGACGCGCGACTCGACGCCGCCCTTCGGCGCGGAGGGGAGATGCCGGCCGAGGTCTTCTACG
It encodes:
- a CDS encoding NADPH:quinone reductase, which gives rise to MQAAWYERNGAAAQVLNVGDMDMPEPGPNEVRVKIHTSGVNPSDVKSRRGRPPMFPRIIPHSDGAGVIDAVGKGIDHSRIGERVWIWNAQWKRAFGTAAEYCVLPSEQAVHLPKRVDFATGACLGIPALTALQAVRHLGQIGGKTILITGAGSSVGHYATQFAKARGARVIGTASAAKAEHARNGGADFVVDYQAKDVASVVKHLTQNKGVDGIIDMDLSSTAKLIAEAVMAPHATMVCYGSNQASDIALNFPALLWNSYTLKFFLVYDLKPEERRATTAELTKFLEDGGIRHSVGPRFLLRDIARAHEEVEEGKAIGNVVLDIA